From one Thalassobaculum sp. OXR-137 genomic stretch:
- a CDS encoding peptidase — protein MTYCLGILLPEGLVLASDSRTNAGVDQIATVRKLSILEDPDKAVIALLSAGNLATTQTVITTLKQAAGTGTPERDLFLHNSMFDVAQTVGNLLRRILERDGPYVERFGDPNGTFLLAGQIRGEPPRLFQVYSAGNFVEATPRNHYLQIGETKYGKPILDRALRFDNSLARAAKLALVSFDATIRSNLSVGAPIDVLCYHTDSFSTRNLMKYKNSDPYFLDLKQRYSDGIQATVDALPEPRLCPDP, from the coding sequence ATGACATACTGCCTTGGCATCCTCCTGCCGGAGGGCCTCGTGCTCGCTTCCGATTCCCGCACCAATGCGGGGGTCGACCAGATCGCCACCGTGCGCAAGCTGTCGATCCTGGAAGATCCGGACAAGGCGGTCATCGCCCTGCTGTCCGCCGGCAACCTCGCCACCACCCAGACCGTGATCACCACGCTGAAACAGGCAGCCGGCACCGGCACGCCGGAGCGCGACCTGTTCCTGCACAATTCCATGTTCGACGTGGCCCAGACGGTGGGCAACCTGCTGCGCCGGATCCTGGAGCGCGACGGGCCTTATGTGGAGCGGTTCGGCGATCCGAACGGGACGTTCCTGCTGGCCGGCCAGATCCGGGGCGAGCCGCCGCGGCTGTTCCAGGTCTACTCCGCCGGCAATTTCGTGGAGGCGACCCCGCGCAACCACTATCTGCAGATCGGCGAGACCAAATACGGCAAGCCGATCCTCGATCGCGCCCTGCGCTTCGACAACAGCCTCGCCCGGGCGGCCAAACTGGCGCTGGTGTCCTTCGACGCGACGATCCGCAGCAACCTGTCGGTCGGCGCGCCGATCGATGTGCTGTGCTACCACACGGACAGCTTCTCGACCCGCAACCTGATGAAATACAAGAACAGCGACCCGTATTTCCTGGATCTGAAACAGCGCTATTCCGACGGCATCCAGGCAACGGTCGATGCCCTGCCGGAGCCGAGGCTCTGCCCGGATCCGTGA
- a CDS encoding flavodoxin family protein, translated as MTDRKCLLIVAHAPSPNTRRLRDAVVEGARSEEVDGVEVVVLSPFDTTPEHVLAADAIILGTTENLGYMSGALKDFFDRCYYPCLEETQGRPYALYIRAGHDGTGTRRGVETIVTGLRWKAVQEPLLCRGDWDDTFLDQARELGLYLAAGLEAGVL; from the coding sequence ATGACCGACCGCAAATGCCTGCTGATCGTCGCCCATGCCCCCTCGCCGAACACCCGGAGGCTGCGCGATGCCGTGGTCGAGGGGGCGCGCAGCGAGGAGGTGGACGGGGTCGAGGTGGTGGTTCTCTCCCCCTTCGACACCACGCCCGAGCATGTGCTGGCCGCCGACGCGATCATCCTGGGGACGACGGAAAACCTGGGCTACATGAGCGGCGCCCTGAAGGATTTCTTCGACCGCTGCTACTACCCCTGCCTGGAGGAGACCCAGGGCCGGCCCTACGCGCTGTATATCCGCGCCGGCCATGATGGGACCGGCACGCGGCGTGGGGTGGAGACGATCGTCACCGGGCTGCGCTGGAAGGCGGTGCAGGAGCCGCTGCTGTGCCGCGGCGACTGGGACGACACCTTCCTCGACCAGGCCCGCGAGCTCGGCCTGTACCTGGCCGCCGGCCTGGAGGCGGGGGTTCTCTGA
- a CDS encoding isochorismatase family protein gives MSIQETLKGADSLDIVRFSHRRCPAESCFVLLIDAQARLVPAISQGEAVVSAMDRLVRAAGILGVPAYATEHCADAIGPTVPLLADRIGRERMLAKRHFDATRAPGLTDRLAELERPVAVVAGVEAHVCVAQTALGLGSLGWRVAVVEDACGSRRQDDREVGLARLRAAGAVPVTVEALIFEWLGSADHPAFREALGIVKEG, from the coding sequence ATGTCAATCCAAGAGACGCTGAAAGGCGCGGATTCACTGGACATTGTCCGATTTAGTCATCGGCGATGCCCGGCTGAGTCTTGTTTCGTTCTTCTCATCGACGCTCAGGCCCGTTTGGTTCCGGCGATTTCGCAGGGCGAGGCCGTGGTTTCGGCCATGGATCGCCTGGTCCGTGCCGCCGGGATTCTGGGCGTCCCGGCCTATGCCACCGAGCATTGTGCGGACGCCATCGGGCCCACGGTTCCGCTGCTGGCCGACCGGATCGGGCGGGAGCGGATGCTGGCGAAGCGTCACTTCGACGCGACCCGGGCGCCCGGCCTGACGGACCGCCTGGCGGAGCTGGAGCGCCCGGTCGCCGTCGTCGCCGGGGTGGAGGCGCATGTCTGCGTCGCCCAGACCGCGCTCGGGCTCGGCAGTCTGGGCTGGCGTGTGGCGGTGGTTGAGGACGCCTGCGGCAGCCGCCGGCAGGACGACAGGGAGGTCGGACTGGCCCGGCTGCGGGCGGCGGGGGCGGTGCCGGTGACGGTGGAGGCGCTGATCTTCGAATGGCTGGGGAGTGCCGATCACCCCGCCTTCCGCGAGGCGCTGGGGATCGTCAAGGAGGGCTGA
- a CDS encoding DEAD/DEAH box helicase — MSDTKKTFADLGLSDEIVEAVTAAGYATPTPIQEKAIPYVLMGRDVLGCAQTGTGKTASFTLPMIDILSAGRAKARMPRSLIIAPTRELAAQVSENFTKYGANTKLTMALLIGGVSFDDQESKLDRGVDVLIATPGRLLDHFERGKVLLTDVKVLVIDEADRMLDMGFIPDVERIVSLLPTIRQTLFFSATMAPEIKRIADKFLMNPKEVTVAPPTSTADTVAQHLVRCDPKDKRDVLRNIINRENVESALIFCNRKRDIGVLHRSLVRHGFDAVQLHGDMTQPARMETLKKFKNNEARMVVCSDVAARGLDIKGLSHVFNFDVPSNAEDYIHRIGRTGRAGMTGRAFTLTTSDDAKFLAAVQRLIKKDIPEIDADGNPVEGGKGRSGGGAKAKPEAVQDAGAPEEKAEGEKRSRRSRGGRKSGAKDSAPQREAAPAREAPVAKEHGGKEHGARDHGTRDSGVKDPVAAKGRTPSNAVTGGGVVEQFPDNRRRGGRDDSSRVVGFGDDVPAFLLRPVPKKAMGG, encoded by the coding sequence ATGTCAGATACAAAAAAAACTTTCGCCGATCTCGGCCTCTCGGACGAGATCGTTGAGGCGGTTACAGCCGCCGGTTACGCCACCCCGACCCCGATCCAGGAAAAGGCGATCCCTTATGTCCTGATGGGCCGCGACGTCCTCGGATGCGCGCAGACCGGTACGGGGAAGACGGCGTCCTTTACCCTTCCGATGATCGACATCCTGTCGGCAGGCCGCGCCAAGGCGCGCATGCCGCGGTCGCTGATCATCGCGCCGACCCGTGAACTCGCCGCCCAGGTGTCGGAGAACTTCACGAAATACGGCGCCAACACCAAGCTGACGATGGCGCTGCTGATCGGCGGCGTCTCCTTCGACGACCAGGAATCCAAGCTGGATCGCGGCGTCGACGTGCTGATCGCCACCCCAGGCCGCCTGCTCGACCATTTCGAGCGCGGCAAGGTGCTGCTGACCGACGTCAAGGTCCTGGTGATCGACGAGGCCGACCGCATGCTGGACATGGGGTTCATTCCCGATGTCGAGCGGATCGTGTCGCTGCTGCCGACCATCCGGCAGACGCTGTTCTTCTCCGCCACCATGGCGCCGGAGATCAAGCGGATCGCCGACAAGTTCCTGATGAACCCGAAGGAAGTGACCGTCGCCCCGCCGACCTCCACGGCGGACACGGTCGCGCAGCACCTGGTGCGCTGCGATCCCAAGGACAAGCGGGACGTTCTGCGGAACATCATCAACCGCGAGAATGTCGAAAGCGCGCTGATCTTCTGCAATCGGAAGCGCGACATCGGCGTCCTGCACCGCTCGCTGGTGCGTCATGGCTTCGATGCGGTTCAGCTGCATGGCGACATGACCCAGCCGGCCCGCATGGAGACGCTGAAGAAGTTCAAGAACAACGAAGCCCGCATGGTGGTGTGCAGCGACGTCGCCGCACGCGGCCTGGACATCAAGGGGCTGAGTCATGTCTTCAACTTCGACGTCCCCTCCAATGCCGAGGACTACATCCACCGGATCGGCCGCACCGGCCGGGCCGGGATGACTGGACGCGCCTTCACGCTGACCACGTCGGACGACGCCAAGTTCCTGGCCGCCGTCCAGCGCCTGATCAAGAAGGACATTCCGGAGATCGATGCCGACGGCAACCCGGTCGAGGGTGGCAAGGGCCGGTCCGGCGGCGGCGCCAAGGCGAAGCCCGAGGCCGTCCAGGATGCGGGCGCGCCGGAGGAAAAGGCCGAGGGCGAGAAGCGCTCGCGCCGGTCCCGCGGCGGGCGCAAGTCCGGGGCGAAGGACTCCGCTCCCCAGCGCGAGGCGGCTCCCGCCCGGGAAGCCCCCGTCGCGAAGGAGCACGGCGGCAAGGAACACGGTGCCAGGGACCATGGCACCAGGGATTCTGGCGTGAAGGACCCCGTCGCGGCCAAGGGCCGGACGCCGTCCAACGCGGTCACCGGTGGCGGCGTGGTCGAACAGTTCCCGGACAACCGCCGTCGCGGCGGCCGGGACGACAGCTCCCGCGTGGTCGGATTCGGCGACGATGTGCCGGCGTTCCTGCTGCGCCCGGTGCCCAAGAAGGCGATGGGCGGCTGA
- a CDS encoding Lrp/AsnC ligand binding domain-containing protein, with the protein MQTIFIQVKCELGKAYDVADAAVLDVEEVSEVYSTSGQYDLLMKCYLGDDHDIGRFVTEQVQTLPGVKDTFTLITFKAFG; encoded by the coding sequence ATGCAAACCATCTTCATCCAGGTCAAATGCGAGCTCGGCAAGGCCTATGACGTGGCCGACGCGGCGGTGCTCGACGTGGAAGAGGTCTCCGAGGTGTATTCGACCTCGGGCCAATACGACCTGCTGATGAAGTGCTATCTCGGCGACGACCACGATATCGGCCGCTTCGTCACCGAACAGGTCCAGACCCTGCCCGGGGTAAAGGACACCTTCACGCTGATCACGTTCAAGGCGTTCGGGTAG
- a CDS encoding polysaccharide deacetylase family protein, translated as MLADHGRYAYSSIETRDAPDWPGGKRLAVYIALNVEVFGFGEGLGAELAPGASAGIPQPDVLNYAWRDYGNRVGVWRLLDEFYRLELPVSVLANSETYTAAPGIMEAFRKRGDEVVAHGRTNSERQGVLDEAGERALIAETTQAIEREEGQRPKGWLGPWISQSRTTPDLLAEAGYDYLLDWCHDDQPVWMATRDGGRILSVPYPQELNDIPAVVARKVEGRAFAEMIIDGFDEQLEQSRKQPLVLGIALHPYIVGQPHRLRPLRAALEHIARHRDDIWLCEAGEIAAHWREHAG; from the coding sequence GTGCTCGCCGATCACGGCCGCTACGCCTATTCCTCCATCGAGACCCGCGACGCCCCGGACTGGCCCGGCGGCAAGCGGCTGGCCGTCTATATCGCGCTCAACGTGGAAGTCTTCGGCTTCGGCGAGGGGCTGGGGGCGGAGCTGGCGCCCGGCGCGTCTGCCGGCATCCCCCAGCCCGACGTCCTGAACTACGCGTGGCGCGACTACGGCAACCGGGTCGGCGTGTGGCGGCTGCTGGACGAGTTCTACCGGCTGGAGCTGCCGGTCAGCGTGCTGGCCAACAGCGAGACCTATACGGCCGCACCGGGCATCATGGAGGCGTTCCGCAAGCGCGGCGACGAGGTGGTGGCCCATGGCCGCACCAACTCGGAGCGCCAGGGCGTGCTGGACGAGGCGGGCGAGCGGGCGCTGATCGCCGAGACCACGCAGGCGATCGAACGCGAGGAGGGGCAGCGGCCCAAGGGCTGGCTCGGCCCCTGGATCTCCCAGAGCCGCACCACCCCGGATCTGCTGGCCGAGGCGGGCTACGACTATCTGCTGGACTGGTGCCATGACGACCAGCCGGTCTGGATGGCGACCCGCGACGGCGGTCGGATCCTGTCGGTGCCCTATCCCCAGGAACTGAACGACATCCCGGCCGTGGTCGCCCGCAAGGTCGAAGGCCGCGCCTTCGCCGAGATGATCATCGACGGGTTCGACGAGCAGTTGGAACAGTCCAGGAAGCAGCCGCTGGTGCTCGGGATCGCGCTGCACCCGTATATCGTCGGCCAGCCCCACCGCCTGCGGCCGCTGCGCGCGGCGCTGGAGCACATAGCCCGGCATCGCGACGACATCTGGCTCTGCGAGGCGGGAGAGATCGCCGCCCATTGGCGGGAGCACGCGGGGTAA
- a CDS encoding aspartate/glutamate racemase family protein encodes MTGRIIVINPNSTDAVTQAMDRALDPLRMAGAPEIESVTNTNGPAGIECQAHADDVSRDIRRIIAERDADAAAFVIACFSDPGIYAAREATSRPVFGIAESGMLTAMSLGAKVGVIAILSRSVPRHMRYFRGIGVEGRVAGDRGIELGVVELSDEAKTFERMVQVGTTLRDTDGANVLVMGCAGMARYRERLSDRLGIPVVDPTQAAVSMAIGAVMLRQTNGLAAAPAMAAE; translated from the coding sequence ATGACCGGACGCATCATCGTCATCAATCCGAACTCCACCGACGCCGTGACGCAGGCGATGGACCGGGCGCTCGATCCGTTACGTATGGCCGGGGCGCCGGAGATCGAGAGCGTGACCAACACCAACGGTCCGGCCGGGATCGAATGCCAGGCCCATGCCGACGACGTGTCCCGCGACATCCGCCGGATCATCGCCGAGCGCGACGCCGACGCGGCCGCCTTCGTCATCGCCTGCTTCTCCGACCCGGGCATCTACGCCGCCCGGGAGGCGACCAGCCGGCCGGTCTTCGGCATCGCCGAGAGCGGGATGCTGACCGCCATGTCCCTGGGGGCCAAGGTCGGCGTCATCGCCATCCTCAGCCGCTCGGTGCCGCGCCACATGCGGTATTTCCGCGGCATCGGCGTGGAAGGCCGGGTCGCCGGCGACCGGGGCATCGAGCTCGGCGTCGTCGAACTCTCCGACGAGGCAAAGACATTCGAGCGGATGGTTCAGGTCGGCACCACCCTGCGCGACACCGACGGCGCCAATGTCCTGGTCATGGGCTGCGCCGGCATGGCCCGGTACCGCGAGCGCTTGTCCGACCGGCTCGGCATCCCCGTGGTCGACCCGACCCAGGCGGCGGTCTCCATGGCGATCGGAGCGGTGATGCTGCGCCAGACCAACGGTCTCGCCGCCGCCCCGGCCATGGCCGCCGAATAA